In Marinifilum sp. JC120, the sequence TTTCCGTGAAATTTTCACCATCGGCAAAGGCAAGAACTGGGATTTTAGCCACAGCAGCTTTTATCTCGATTTTCTCGCCGGAAACCAGCCCGATTACAAATGCTCCCCGTGGGGCAACCCCTGCCGTTCCGTGCATGGCTGGCAGCGTCCCTGCTACCTGCTGGAAGACGGTTTTGTTTCTTCCTACAAAGAGCTTATGGAAGATACTGATTGGGATAAGTTCGGCGTGGGTAACGATCCCCGCTGCGCAAACTGCATGGTCCATTGCGGTTTCGAACCCACAGCAGTTGCTGATTCCGTAAAGCGTCCCATCAAAGGTGCTATGCTGGCGTTGAAAGGTGTAAGCGTAAAGTAGTAGGTATAAATTGATAATTGAAAAAGCCCGCTGAAGTTAGCTTCAGCGGGCTTTTTTTGTATCTTGATATAAATTATTGCAGGTCGCTTTCTTGGAACTTTTTGACGTTAATTTCTGATGACAGTTCTTTGTCTACATCTTTAAAATAATGAATCTGCTCACTAGTCAATGCGTCAGGGTCAAAACTGTCGTAAGTAAAGGCATTATCGAATTTTGATAAGTCAGCTTTACGCATATAAGCAAAGAGAGCTTTTTTTGTATCAGATATCTTTTTTGTGCAGACCATGACATCAATTGCTTCAGGTAAAATTATTTTTTGATTTTCATAAAAATCCGCATAATAACCGATATCTGAGTTGGTTACGAATGTTCTGCAATAATAGTTTTCTCCATCTACATTTTTAGTATAGATGTTAGTGTATGGCCCTGATCCTGTCGGTAAATATTTTGGTTCCCAATAATACCTTGGCGGAATTGATTGTATTTCGAAAAAACTTAGTCTATCAGCACCATGTGTTTTTTCTTTTCCTGCGTAGTAGTATCTCTTGTGGTGTATTTTATTTACTGTTTGTGATTCTTCGCCAATGAATTGTACGTTTTCAGGGAATGTTATTGTTAATGATGGGGACTGAGTTGAGTAAAAAGCGTTTTGAGTGGCGATTTTTTTCTCAACACAGCCTGTGCAAGCGATTGCAAGTAGAAGTAGAATTAGAAACAGTGCCTTATTCATATGATACCCCTTTTTTTGTTTTAATTGGTGTATCTATGTAGTATGTGTATGTCAATATAATTAGATAGATTAATTGGTTCGCTAAGCCGAAAAGCAGAGTTTACTATGCTCTGCATTAAAAAAATTAATTCAATATCTTCCCCAAAGCTTTTAAAGCTTTTGAGTAATCCCGCCCCATGGGGATCAATTCAAATATTAGAGTGGGCCGTTTCATGATGGCTTTGAGAATGGGGCCGAGTTGCGTTTTGCCTGATTCATCAACGCCAGCCAGAGATTCTTGAGGGATGCCCCGTTTTGAATCGTCGCTGATTGCCCGGATACAGCCGAAAGGGATTCCCGCTTGTTTTGCAGCTTGAGCTACGGAGATGGATTCCATATCCACAGCCAAAGCCCCGGTCCGTTCATGAGTGAACAGTTTATCTTGCGGCGTGAGTAGAGGTTCTCCGGCAGTTATCAGTTTGCCGCATTGGATTTCGCCGCAGGAGGGGATCAGTTCACTACGCATGAGTGCATCTTCCTCTCCCTCAAACCAAGAATCAAATCCCGCTATATCCGAATGAATGGTGGTGGCCGCAACAAGGGTTCCGGCTTCCAGCCCGGCTGCCAATCCCCCGGAAACACCAATACTTAGAATTAAATCCGGCTTTTCTGCGCAAAGTAGTTCCGCTGCCTCGGCTGCCCGCGTAGTTCCGATCCCGGAAATTATGCATCGGTAACTAACTTTGTTTTTAAGCGTGCCGGAAAGAATTTGATATTTGCCGAGTGTCTCATGCTGCGGGGCGGGGCAGATGGCCTGTGCTTCCTGTTCCATGGCCGCGATTATGGCGAGTTTTTTTAATTTCATTGTTTGTCCTTAAATTGATCTTGTGTCGAGGATAGATCAGATATGGAGATGGGTAAAGTTTGCGATTTGTTGCAAACTTGTTGTTTATTATGTTGAAAGTGTACTTTTGGGGTGATTTTTTACCTGTTTGCAACAGATGTTGACACATAGCGAAAATGAAAATAACTAGCGCGACAGGGTT encodes:
- a CDS encoding phosphorylase, with the protein product MKLKKLAIIAAMEQEAQAICPAPQHETLGKYQILSGTLKNKVSYRCIISGIGTTRAAEAAELLCAEKPDLILSIGVSGGLAAGLEAGTLVAATTIHSDIAGFDSWFEGEEDALMRSELIPSCGEIQCGKLITAGEPLLTPQDKLFTHERTGALAVDMESISVAQAAKQAGIPFGCIRAISDDSKRGIPQESLAGVDESGKTQLGPILKAIMKRPTLIFELIPMGRDYSKALKALGKILN